The genomic region ACCTCGATATCGACCTGCTGGGAGACCTGGACCGTTCGGAAGCACAGCTCTCCGTCCGGGTCGAGCGCCGCCGCTACGGGAAACCGATGACCATCGTGGAGGGATTCCCGCCGGACGTCGACCTCGGGAAACTCGCGAGCAAGTTGAAGCGTGCTGCAGGCGCGGGTGGCACCGTCCAGGACGACAGAATCGAGATACAGGGCGACCAGGTCGACCGAGTGGTCGAACTGCTCCGCGCCGACGGATACACCGTCTGACGCTACGAGATTACGAACCGAGCACCACCAGTTTCGCTTTCTTCGACCGTCACCGACCAGCCGTGGGCCTCCGCGATGCGCTCGACGATGGCGAGGCCGAACCCGGTCCCATCCGTGTCGGTGGTGAACCCTTGCTCGAACACCGACTCGCGCTCGGCTTCGGGGATACCGGGGCCGTCGTCGGCGACGTAGAACCCGGATTCTACCGCGGAATCGAGGCGGCCGACGGTGACGGTGGTCGCGCCCGTCGCATGGTCGGCGACATTGCGGAACAGGTTCTCGAACAGCGTCTGCAGACGGTCGGGGTCGGCCTCGATCATACCGAGATTTCCTTCGACTGCGATGGCGAGGTCGCCGGTCTCTCCGGTCTGCCAGGCCCTGGTCACGACCGCCTCGAGGCCGACCGGCTCGGGGTCCGCCACGACCTCGCCCTCGCGGGCGAGCGTCAACACGTCGCCGACCATGCGCTCGATGCGGTCGAGGGCCGCCAGTGCCGCCGCCAGTCCGTCCGAGGGGGTCTGTTCGGCGACCGTCTCGACGTGGCCCCTCGCGACGCTGAGTGGTCCCCGGATGTCGTGGCTCACGACGCTCGCGAACTCCTCGAGGCGCTCGTTCTGCCGGCGGAGTTCGTGGCCGAGTTCCTCCCGTTCGGTCACGTTCTTCTGGAATCCGAAGTAGTGGGTGACCTCGCCGTCCTCGTCGAACACGGGGGCGATGTCGAGCTGGTTCCAGAACGGCTCCCCGTCGGCGTCGTAGTTCTTCAACACGACGGATATGGGTTCGTTGGCGTCGATGGCGTCCCGAATCGAGGCCACCGTCTCCGGGTCGGTGTCTTCGCCTTGCAGGAACCGACAGTTCTTCCCGATGACCTCCTCGGCGCTGTAGCCCGTCATCTCCTCGAACCCGTCGTTCACGTACACGAGCGACTCGTCGGGGCCGGCGATGGTGATGCCGACGCCCGCCTGGTCGATCGCCCGGTCTTTCAACTGCAGGTCGTGTTCGAGCCGGGCCCGGGTCACGGCACGTCGAATCCGGGTCGCGAGCAGGTCAGAACGGCCGGACTCGAGCCGGGGCAGGTACTCGGTGGCGGGCGCAGAGAGGACCGTTTCGAGGACCTCCGAGGTGGGGTCGGCACCGAACAGCAGGTAGGGGGCATCGGTGTGGGACCGGACGGTCGCCAGCGTCTCCGGGGCTGTTCCGGTCTCGGTGGCGTGGACCACGCAGTCGACGCACTGGTCGGACGCGAGCACCTGCTCGACGGCGGCAGCCGAGTCCACGCGGGTGACGGTGAACCCGGAGCGGCCGTCGAGGGCGACGGCGTCCTCGTCCGGCGCGACGAGGAGCACCGCGACCGGGGCGTCGACCGAGATGGTCCGGAAACTGGCCGGTCGAGCACCAC from Haloarchaeobius sp. HME9146 harbors:
- a CDS encoding translation initiation factor, encoding MAKDSTAFDDLDIDLLGDLDRSEAQLSVRVERRRYGKPMTIVEGFPPDVDLGKLASKLKRAAGAGGTVQDDRIEIQGDQVDRVVELLRADGYTV
- a CDS encoding PAS domain-containing protein, which gives rise to MTRSSGARPASFRTISVDAPVAVLLVAPDEDAVALDGRSGFTVTRVDSAAAVEQVLASDQCVDCVVHATETGTAPETLATVRSHTDAPYLLFGADPTSEVLETVLSAPATEYLPRLESGRSDLLATRIRRAVTRARLEHDLQLKDRAIDQAGVGITIAGPDESLVYVNDGFEEMTGYSAEEVIGKNCRFLQGEDTDPETVASIRDAIDANEPISVVLKNYDADGEPFWNQLDIAPVFDEDGEVTHYFGFQKNVTEREELGHELRRQNERLEEFASVVSHDIRGPLSVARGHVETVAEQTPSDGLAAALAALDRIERMVGDVLTLAREGEVVADPEPVGLEAVVTRAWQTGETGDLAIAVEGNLGMIEADPDRLQTLFENLFRNVADHATGATTVTVGRLDSAVESGFYVADDGPGIPEAERESVFEQGFTTDTDGTGFGLAIVERIAEAHGWSVTVEESETGGARFVIS